Proteins encoded in a region of the Thermoplasmata archaeon genome:
- the amrB gene encoding AmmeMemoRadiSam system protein B has product MREPAVAGMFYRRGKELLTEQVRACFTHRLGPGGPPELASPGPRRIRGAVFPHAGYDYSGPIAAHSAAALARDGFPESFIIIGPNHRGWGEPIAVGTEAFSMPMGKVEIDLPLARKLIGGPVAEDLTAHIEEHSIEVQLPFLQLFRPGLRFVPVCMGEQDWEAARLLGERIAAACTGKDVVVIASTDFTHCGAGYMHPPPRGMSAGDFAAREDKKAIDRILALDPQGLLETVKKNNITMCGYGCVAAMLVAAKKMGATEARLLKYATSADVSGDEDMAVGYGALVVL; this is encoded by the coding sequence ATGAGAGAGCCGGCAGTAGCGGGGATGTTCTACAGGCGTGGCAAGGAGCTTCTCACAGAGCAGGTCAGGGCCTGCTTCACCCACAGACTCGGCCCCGGCGGGCCACCGGAGCTCGCCTCGCCCGGGCCCCGGAGAATCAGAGGTGCGGTCTTTCCCCACGCGGGCTACGATTACTCCGGTCCCATCGCGGCCCACTCCGCCGCCGCCCTCGCGCGGGACGGCTTCCCTGAGAGCTTCATAATAATCGGTCCGAACCACAGGGGTTGGGGGGAGCCCATAGCGGTTGGCACGGAGGCCTTCTCGATGCCGATGGGCAAGGTGGAAATCGACCTCCCTTTGGCCAGAAAGCTGATTGGCGGACCCGTCGCCGAAGACCTCACGGCCCACATCGAGGAGCACTCCATAGAGGTCCAGCTCCCGTTCCTCCAGCTCTTCAGACCCGGCCTCAGATTCGTGCCCGTCTGCATGGGCGAGCAGGACTGGGAGGCGGCGAGACTCCTCGGAGAGAGAATAGCGGCCGCCTGCACAGGAAAGGACGTGGTGGTCATCGCCTCCACCGACTTCACCCACTGCGGCGCGGGCTACATGCACCCTCCTCCGAGGGGGATGAGCGCAGGCGACTTCGCCGCCCGCGAGGACAAGAAGGCGATTGACAGAATTCTGGCCCTGGACCCGCAGGGGCTGCTCGAGACCGTCAAGAAAAACAACATAACGATGTGCGGCTACGGCTGCGTCGCGGCAATGCTCGTCGCCGCGAAAAAGATGGGTGCGACGGAGGCCCGGCTCCTGAAGTACGCCACCTCCGCCGACGTCAGCGGCGACGAGGACATGGCGGTCGGCTACGGGGCGCTTGTGGTTCTGTAG